In Parus major isolate Abel chromosome 19, Parus_major1.1, whole genome shotgun sequence, a genomic segment contains:
- the PRKRIP1 gene encoding PRKR-interacting protein 1, whose amino-acid sequence MAAPSAPRPPRPRKEPQPLVIPRSAAEEQRLRLERLMRNPEKTVPIPEKLNEWAPRPPPEFVRDVMGSSAGAGSGEFHVYRHLRRREYQRQDFMDAMAEKQRLDEEFQKKLERNKMIAEEQTAKRRRKRQKLKEKKLQAKKNKLEQKKQEKEPGQSQEQGSSEDDEEDSKEEEEKEDDAEEPSFVMGRG is encoded by the exons ATGGCGGCGCCCTcggccccgcggccgccccggccccgcaaGGAGCCGCAGCCGCTCGTCATCCCCCGGAGCGCGGCCGAGGAGCAGCGCCTCCGCCTCGAGCGCCTCATGAGGAACCCG GAAAAGACTGTACCAATTCCTGAAAAACTGAATGAATGGGCACCACGGCCTCCCCCGGAGTTCGTTAGAGATGTCATGG GttccagtgctggagctgggagcggGGAGTTCCACGTGTACCGGCACCTCCGTCGGCGAGAGTACCAGAGGCAAGATTTCATGGATGCCATGGCTGAGAAG CAAAGACTAGATGAGGAATTCCAGAAGAAACTGGAGAGGAATAAGATGATTGCAGAAGAGCAAACAGCAAAACGCAGAAGGAAGCG CCAGAagttaaaagagaagaaactgcaagctaagaaaaataaacttgaacaaaagaagcaggaaaaag AACCTGGGCAATCCCAAGAGCAAGGCAGCAGCGAGGATGACGAAGAGGATagcaaggaggaggaagaaaaggaagatgatgCTGAAGAGCCAAGTTTTGTGATGGGAAGAGGATGA